The following are from one region of the Haloactinomyces albus genome:
- the cbiE gene encoding precorrin-6y C5,15-methyltransferase (decarboxylating) subunit CbiE encodes MTVTVIGIDGGPLPDGAEEALRSAKLVVGARRHLRAHAPADARTLELGSLDSALGALSSLTAEENGVVLASGDPGFFGMLRVLREKGIRCSVLAATSSVQRLMARVGRPWDDVSVVSAHGRDLTPAINVCRARSAVVVLTAPGAGPAQLGSGLTGWRRTMIVGEDLGGANETVTTLAPAEAAERTWREPNIVLCLSDPDGVPARGWRAGGEPVPPAGWALHEDEFAHRNGMITKAEVRAVAVSKLAPRPGTLVWDVGAGSGSIAVECARLGAATIAVESDEAQVVRLVTNAAGHGVDVRVEEGAAPKALRELPKPDSVFVGGGGSEVVTACAHVGASRVVVALAALDRVTSTRAALSSAGYEVEGVQLSANRLAELPGGLSRLEAANPVMLISGVRKEGKS; translated from the coding sequence GTGACGGTCACGGTGATCGGCATCGACGGCGGGCCGCTGCCCGACGGGGCCGAGGAGGCACTGCGGTCGGCGAAACTCGTGGTCGGAGCGCGCCGCCATCTGCGGGCACACGCGCCCGCAGACGCCCGCACGCTCGAACTCGGATCCCTCGATTCCGCACTCGGTGCCCTGTCCTCGCTCACCGCCGAGGAGAACGGAGTCGTCCTCGCTTCGGGCGATCCCGGCTTCTTCGGAATGTTGCGAGTACTGCGGGAAAAGGGGATTCGCTGCTCGGTGCTGGCCGCGACCTCCAGCGTCCAGCGGTTGATGGCCCGCGTCGGTCGCCCGTGGGACGACGTGTCGGTGGTCAGTGCGCACGGGCGTGACCTCACTCCGGCCATCAACGTCTGCCGGGCCCGATCGGCGGTGGTGGTGCTGACCGCACCCGGTGCCGGACCGGCACAGCTCGGCTCGGGGCTGACGGGCTGGCGGCGCACCATGATCGTCGGTGAGGATCTCGGCGGGGCGAACGAGACGGTGACCACTCTCGCGCCCGCCGAGGCCGCCGAGAGGACTTGGCGGGAGCCCAACATCGTGCTCTGCCTGAGTGACCCCGATGGCGTCCCCGCGCGCGGCTGGCGTGCCGGGGGTGAACCGGTCCCGCCGGCCGGATGGGCGCTGCACGAGGACGAGTTCGCCCACCGCAACGGCATGATCACCAAGGCGGAGGTGCGGGCGGTGGCAGTGTCCAAGTTGGCGCCCCGGCCCGGCACGCTCGTTTGGGACGTCGGTGCCGGATCCGGTTCGATCGCGGTCGAGTGCGCACGTCTGGGCGCGGCGACCATCGCGGTGGAGTCCGACGAGGCCCAGGTGGTCCGGCTCGTCACCAACGCAGCAGGCCACGGCGTGGACGTGCGCGTGGAGGAGGGCGCGGCACCGAAAGCGCTGCGGGAGTTGCCCAAGCCCGACTCGGTTTTCGTCGGAGGTGGTGGTTCGGAAGTGGTCACCGCGTGCGCGCACGTCGGTGCCTCCCGTGTGGTGGTGGCGCTGGCCGCGCTCGACCGGGTGACCTCCACTCGAGCTGCTCTCAGCAGCGCCGGTTACGAGGTCGAGGGCGTTCAGCTCTCGGCCAACCGCCTGGCCGAGTTGCCCGGTGGTCTGTCCCGTCTGGAAGCGGCCAACCCGGTGATGCTGATCTCCGGAGTTCGCAAGGAAGGAAAGTCATGA
- a CDS encoding DUF1876 domain-containing protein, protein MNQPRMHDTRTLTLNMEVVESEMKTTADATMATGSGRIVHGHGTARRHPDDPDIPQIGDEIAAARALSELSHKLLDTAAQEIGERQHSRVHLPG, encoded by the coding sequence ATGAATCAGCCCCGTATGCACGACACACGGACCCTCACTCTGAACATGGAGGTCGTCGAGTCCGAAATGAAAACCACGGCGGATGCCACCATGGCCACCGGCTCGGGCCGGATCGTGCACGGCCACGGCACGGCACGACGCCATCCGGACGACCCGGACATCCCACAGATCGGCGACGAAATCGCGGCAGCCCGCGCTCTGTCGGAGCTGTCCCACAAGCTCCTGGACACCGCGGCCCAGGAGATCGGCGAGCGGCAGCACAGCCGGGTTCACCTGCCCGGCTGA
- a CDS encoding 4Fe-4S binding protein produces MPDELPPSGVPLTISSDCTACGACLLTCPEHALRPAAGRPRVVAEQCTACGECVEICPADAIDLLA; encoded by the coding sequence ATGCCGGATGAGCTCCCGCCGTCCGGCGTACCGCTGACGATCTCCTCGGACTGCACGGCCTGCGGGGCGTGCCTGCTGACCTGCCCGGAGCATGCCCTGCGACCTGCGGCGGGGCGTCCGCGCGTCGTGGCCGAGCAGTGCACCGCCTGTGGCGAGTGCGTCGAGATCTGCCCCGCCGACGCCATCGACCTGCTTGCGTAG
- a CDS encoding cobalt-precorrin-5B (C(1))-methyltransferase yields the protein MSEPPLKEPDLPRTAKVRPKALRTGFTTGACSAAAAKAAAALLVDGYLPATVDIPFPDDRYRRFEVDAAVVEESGRATAVVVKDAGDDPDVTHGARMTVTIAPREDDALVLHGGEGVGTVTQPGLGLEVGGPAINPVPREMITRAVREVLGGRGAEVTITVPGGERMSRKTTNRRLGIHGGISILGTTGIVRPFSTASWRSSVEQAVSVLAAQGGTTAVLSTGGRTEKAAMRLLPDEPDVAFIEVGDFTGAALRRAVEHGLDEVVFVGMIGKLTKLASGVVMTHYTRSKVDTELLGRLTAEFGGDAEQVAEVEQAKTARRAFEVWEHNGSLSGCAHRLCVLVAGVLERFTEECGRRLRASIAMVDFTGEQVVASTEARWVT from the coding sequence TTGTCGGAACCGCCCCTGAAAGAGCCGGATCTTCCGCGTACGGCCAAAGTCCGGCCCAAAGCACTGCGCACCGGCTTCACCACCGGTGCCTGCTCGGCTGCTGCCGCCAAGGCCGCCGCGGCTTTGCTCGTCGACGGCTACCTTCCCGCCACGGTGGACATTCCTTTTCCGGATGACCGCTACCGGCGGTTCGAGGTGGACGCCGCCGTCGTCGAGGAGTCGGGCAGGGCCACGGCCGTGGTCGTCAAGGATGCCGGTGACGATCCGGATGTGACCCATGGTGCCCGGATGACCGTGACGATCGCTCCTCGCGAGGATGATGCGCTCGTCTTGCACGGCGGCGAGGGAGTCGGCACGGTGACCCAGCCCGGCCTCGGTCTCGAGGTCGGTGGTCCCGCGATCAACCCCGTCCCGCGCGAGATGATCACCCGGGCCGTGCGTGAGGTGCTCGGAGGTCGGGGTGCGGAGGTCACGATCACCGTTCCCGGGGGCGAGAGGATGTCCCGCAAGACCACCAATCGGCGGTTGGGTATCCACGGCGGTATCTCGATTCTGGGAACCACCGGCATCGTGCGTCCGTTTTCCACCGCGTCGTGGCGCTCCAGTGTCGAGCAGGCGGTGTCGGTGCTGGCTGCGCAGGGCGGGACCACGGCGGTGCTCTCGACCGGCGGACGGACCGAGAAGGCCGCGATGCGACTGCTGCCGGATGAGCCGGACGTGGCCTTCATCGAGGTCGGTGACTTCACCGGTGCGGCCCTGCGCCGGGCCGTCGAGCACGGCCTCGACGAGGTCGTGTTCGTGGGCATGATCGGCAAGCTGACCAAGCTGGCCTCCGGCGTGGTGATGACCCACTACACGCGGTCCAAAGTGGATACGGAACTGCTGGGCAGGCTCACGGCCGAGTTCGGCGGCGATGCCGAGCAGGTGGCCGAGGTCGAGCAGGCGAAGACTGCCCGCCGGGCTTTCGAGGTGTGGGAGCACAACGGCTCCTTGTCCGGATGTGCGCATCGGTTGTGCGTGCTGGTGGCAGGCGTGCTGGAGCGGTTCACCGAGGAGTGCGGTCGCCGGTTGCGTGCCTCGATCGCGATGGTGGATTTCACCGGTGAGCAGGTCGTGGCCTCGACCGAGGCGAGGTGGGTGACGTGA
- the cobJ gene encoding precorrin-3B C(17)-methyltransferase, producing MIGLFAVTDAGRRAAAELAARLGPDAVVAEGPIEPALRRLWPQLDSVVFFLATGATVRLVGPMLRDKHTDPGVVCVDEARRFAVALAGGHAGGANALAEQVADVLGCLPVVTTATDSTGSTPLDEVVDQLDATVEGDLASCGVAILDGEPVRLVNPHGFPLPALPENVSADVAAPQWTVRIDDRRPSAAESGNILHVIPRTLVVGIGSASGIPRTTVTETLARLDSEHGLDPRAIRAFATVDLKAEERGILDAVQDMGFWNSPDGAELPLMPYPAQDLADVWVPHPSEVVRAEVGTPSVAEAAALHAAAELAEGADTELVADKIKGDNVTVAAARIRPRGRLAIIGIGPGAQDERTPRADAELRRASVVVGLDQYLEQVRHLLRPGTEIRASGLGSEEARAADAVSLARSGRAVALIGSGDAGVYAMASPALEQAGNDIEFVGVPGVTSALATSSLLGAPLGHDHVLISLSDLHTPWEMIERRVRAAAEGDLVVCFYNPRSAERHWQLGWALDTLARHRPARTPVGAVRQASRDGQRVWCARIDEFDPGEVDMFTTVVVGSSRTTMAGGRMVTPRGYRWMTTDAG from the coding sequence ATGATCGGTTTGTTCGCGGTAACCGACGCGGGCAGGCGGGCGGCCGCCGAGCTGGCCGCACGGTTGGGGCCGGATGCGGTGGTCGCGGAGGGACCGATCGAGCCCGCCCTGCGACGCCTGTGGCCGCAGTTGGACTCCGTCGTGTTCTTTCTGGCCACCGGCGCGACCGTGCGGCTGGTCGGGCCCATGTTGCGGGACAAGCACACCGATCCGGGCGTGGTCTGCGTCGACGAGGCGCGCCGCTTTGCCGTGGCGCTGGCAGGCGGGCATGCAGGTGGGGCAAACGCGCTGGCCGAGCAGGTCGCCGATGTTCTCGGATGCCTACCGGTGGTGACCACGGCCACCGACAGCACCGGCAGCACACCGCTGGACGAGGTCGTCGACCAGCTCGACGCCACCGTGGAAGGCGATCTCGCATCCTGTGGCGTCGCGATTCTGGACGGGGAACCGGTCCGGTTGGTCAATCCCCACGGTTTTCCGCTACCCGCCCTGCCCGAGAATGTCTCGGCCGACGTGGCGGCACCGCAGTGGACGGTGCGCATCGATGATCGCCGCCCGAGTGCTGCCGAGTCCGGCAACATCCTGCACGTGATCCCGCGCACGCTCGTCGTGGGCATCGGCTCGGCCAGCGGTATCCCGCGCACCACGGTCACGGAGACGCTCGCGCGGCTGGACAGTGAACACGGACTCGACCCGAGGGCCATCCGGGCCTTCGCCACCGTCGATCTCAAAGCCGAGGAGCGCGGCATCCTGGACGCGGTCCAGGACATGGGGTTCTGGAACTCGCCGGACGGTGCTGAGCTGCCGCTGATGCCGTACCCCGCGCAGGATCTGGCCGATGTGTGGGTGCCCCATCCCAGCGAGGTCGTGCGGGCCGAAGTCGGTACCCCCAGCGTGGCAGAAGCCGCCGCGTTGCACGCCGCGGCGGAACTGGCCGAGGGAGCGGACACCGAACTCGTCGCCGACAAGATCAAGGGCGACAATGTGACGGTCGCCGCCGCACGGATCCGTCCGCGGGGGCGCTTGGCGATCATCGGTATCGGTCCCGGCGCGCAGGACGAGCGCACCCCCCGCGCCGATGCCGAGTTGCGGCGTGCCTCGGTCGTCGTCGGTCTCGACCAGTACCTCGAGCAGGTACGTCACCTGCTGCGGCCGGGTACCGAGATCCGCGCGAGCGGACTCGGCTCGGAGGAGGCACGGGCGGCGGATGCGGTGTCGCTGGCCCGCTCCGGTCGTGCCGTGGCGCTGATCGGTTCCGGTGATGCCGGGGTGTATGCCATGGCCAGCCCCGCTCTGGAGCAGGCCGGAAACGACATCGAGTTCGTGGGCGTGCCCGGTGTGACCTCCGCGCTGGCGACCTCGTCGCTGCTGGGGGCACCGTTGGGGCACGACCATGTCCTGATCAGCCTGTCCGACCTGCACACGCCGTGGGAGATGATCGAGCGGCGCGTGCGTGCTGCCGCCGAGGGTGACCTGGTGGTGTGTTTCTACAATCCACGTTCGGCCGAACGGCACTGGCAGTTGGGCTGGGCACTGGACACGCTCGCCCGGCACCGGCCGGCACGCACACCGGTCGGTGCGGTGCGCCAGGCCAGTCGGGACGGTCAGCGTGTGTGGTGTGCCCGGATCGACGAGTTCGATCCGGGCGAGGTGGACATGTTCACCACGGTCGTCGTGGGATCCTCCCGGACGACCATGGCCGGTGGTCGGATGGTGACTCCGCGCGGATACCGGTGGATGACGACGGATGCCGGATGA